A single Perognathus longimembris pacificus isolate PPM17 chromosome 17, ASM2315922v1, whole genome shotgun sequence DNA region contains:
- the Arl4d gene encoding ADP-ribosylation factor-like protein 4D — MGNHLTEMAPTASFLPHFQALHVVVIGLDSSGKTSLLYRLKFKEFVQSVPTKGFNTEKIRVPLGGSRGITFQVWDVGGQEKLRPLWRSYTRRTDGLVFVVDAAETERLEEAKVELHRISRASDNQGVPVLVLANKQDQPGALSAAEVEKRLAVRELAAATLTHVQGCSAVDGLGLQPGLERLYEMILKRKKATRTSKKRR; from the coding sequence ATGGGGAACCACTTGACTGAGATGGCACCCACTGCCTCCTTCTTGCCCCACTTCCAGGCCCTGCACGTAGTGGTCATCGGGCTGGACTCGTCTGGAAAGACCTCTCTCCTTTACCGCCTCAAGTTCAAAGAGTTTGTCCAGAGCGTCCCTACCAAAGGGTTCAACACTGAGAAGATCCGAGTGCCCTTGGGGGGGTCCCGTGGAATCACCTTCCAAGTGTGGGATGTTGGGGGTCAGGAGAAACTACGACCACTGTGGCGCTCCTACACCCGCAGGACAGATGGGTTGGTGTTTGTGGTTGATGCTGCAGAGACTGAGCGTCTGGAAGAGGCTAAGGTGGAACTGCATCGGATCAGCAGGGCCTCGGACAATCAGGGGGTGCCAGTGCTGGTGCTAGCTAACAAGCAGGACCAGCCTGGGGCACTGAGTGCTGCTGAGGTGGAAAAGAGGCTGGCAGTCCGTGAGCTGGCAGCAGCCACACTGACTCACGTGCAGGGGTGCAGTGCTGTGGATGGGCTGGGCCTGCAGCCTGGCCTTGAGCGTCTGTATGAGATGATTCTCAAGAGGAAGAAGGCAACCCGGACAAGCAAGAAGAGACGGTGA
- the LOC125366408 gene encoding LOW QUALITY PROTEIN: lanosterol 14-alpha demethylase-like (The sequence of the model RefSeq protein was modified relative to this genomic sequence to represent the inferred CDS: deleted 1 base in 1 codon; substituted 1 base at 1 genomic stop codon), giving the protein MVLLGFLQAGGSVLEQAMEQVTGGDLLSTQLLVACAFTLSPVYLFRLAVGHVVPLPPGAKSPPYIFSPIPFLGHAIAFGKSPTEFLENAYEKYGPVFSFTMVGKTFTYLLGSDAAALLFNSKNEDLNAEDVYSCLTTPVFGKGVAYDVPNAVFLEQKKMLKSGLNIAHFKQYVSIIEKETKEYFQSWGESGEKNVFEALSELIILTASHCLHGKEIRSQLNEKVAQLYADLDGGFSHAAWLLPGWLPLPSFRRRDRAHXEIKNIFYKAIQKRRQSTEKIDDILQTLLDSTYKDGRPLTDDEVAGMLIGLLLAGQHTSSTTSAWMGFFLARDKTLQENCYLEQKTVCGENLPPLTYDQLKDLSLLDRCIKETLRLRPPIMTMMRMAKTPQTVAGYTIPPGHQVCVSPTVNHRLKDSWIERLDFNPDRYLQDKPASGEKFAYVPFGDGRHRCIGENFAYVQIKTIWSTMLRLYEFDLIDGYFPTVNYTTMIHTPENPVIRYKRRSK; this is encoded by the exons atgGTGCTTCTGGGTTTCCTGCAGGCGGGAGGGTCCGTGCTGGAGCAGGCGATGGAGCAGGTGACTGGCGGCGACCTGCTCTCCACGCAGCTGCTGGTCGCCTGCGCCTTCACGCTCAGCCCTGTCTACCTGTTCCGCCTCGCTGTCGGCCACGTGGTCCCGCTGCCCCCGGGGGCGAAAAGTCCACCATACATTTTCTCCCCAATTCCATTCCTTGGGCATGCCATAGCATTTGGGAAAAGCCCAACTGAATTCCTAGAAAACGCATATGAGAAGTATGGACCTGTATTTAGTTTTACCATGGTGGGCAAGACATTTACTTACCTTCTGGGGAGTGATGCTGCCGCACTGCTTTTTAATAGTAAAAATGAAGACCTGAATGCAGAAGATGTCTACAGTTGCCTCACAACACCTGTGTTTGGAAAGGGAGTTGCATACGATGTGCCTAATGCGGTTTTCTTGGAAcagaagaaaatgttaaaaagtgGCCTTAACATAGCCCACTTTAAACAGTATGTTTCAataattgaaaaagaaacaaaggaatatttcCAAAGTTGGGGagaaagtggagaa aaaaatgtgtttgaagCTCTTTCTGAGCTTATAATTTTAACCGCTAGCCATTGTTTGCATGGAAAGGAAATCAGAAGTCAACTCAATGAGAAGGTGGCCCAGCTGTATGCAGATCTGGATGGAGGTTTTAGCCATGCGGCCTGGCTCCTGCCAGGATGGCTACCGCTGCCTAGTTTCAGACGCAGGGACAGAGCTCACTGAGAGAT aaagaatattttctacaAGGCAATCCAGAAACGCAGGCAGTCAACAGAAAAAATTGATGACATTCTCCAAACTTTACTAGATTCTACATACAAGGATGGGCGGCCTTTGACAGATGACGAAGTCGCAGGCATGCTTATCGGGCTGCTCTTGGCTGGACAGCATACATCCTCaactaccagtgcctggatgGGCTTCTTTTTAGCCAGAGACAAAACACTTCAAGAAAACTGTTACTTAGAACAGAAAACCGTCTGTGGAGAGAATCTGCCTCCCTTAACTTATGACCAGCTCAAGGACTTAAGTTTGCTTGACCGCTGCATAAAAGAAACATTAAGACTTAGACCTCCCATCATGACTatgatgagaatggccaaaactCCTCAGACTGTGGCAGGGTATACCATTCCTCCAGGACATCAGGTGTGTGTTTCTCCCACTGTTAATCATAGACTGAAAGACTCATGGATAGAGCGTCTGGACTTTAATCCTGATCGCTACTTACAAGATAAGCCAGCATCAGGAGAGAAGTTTGCCTATGTACCATTTGGAGATGGGCGTCATCGTTGTATTGGGGAAAATTTTGCTTATGTTCAAATTAAGACAATTTGGTCTACTATGCTCCGTTTATATGAATTTGATCTCATTGATGGATATTTCCCCACTGTGAATTATACAACCATGATTCACACCCCTGAAAACCCAGTAATCCGTTATAAACGAAGATCAAAATGA